From the genome of Hymenobacter sp. PAMC 26628, one region includes:
- a CDS encoding M56 family metallopeptidase, with product MPSAPLLYLLKAHAVLLLFAAAYFGLLRPLTFFALNRAYLAFALLFAAAYPALPMPALWPAAAPAPAVAWVLAELPAGAPAAALPAPGPDWPAWLLAAYAAGVALLLGRLVVQLLSLARLHRAARPAGAPGGVAYRQLAGGGGPFSFGRTIYLPAPHPAPAELAAVLAHEQAHVRQAHTLDVLLAHVATAVFWLNPAVWLLRRALLDNLEYLADAATLRTGLDRRAYQYSLLRLGPAAGSPALVSPFSLSTLKNRILMMNQPVSNRLQLLRYALAGPLVVAAALAYSAAHAQPAPNPATPADESFAITNNAGTTVLKLAGPAAYYVDGQASSYATISQVNPAAVASVRVVPARQARPLLGANKSAYVITTEAKKAEPAVVAFNEKVRRVAPNRMGIDGQGVGTLTRNGGPEPTPVAQVQAKPTAPKQPVYYVDGKLVGSELNSAVKPTDIASIDVLKGAQANDFLGSNPGADGVILITTKAGEHLPEVMAFNAKVQRQVPVYASIAPANATVAGPAQTAPSAGREVSISYVAAPALAYITKNYPDSRITGVMETKNAKTGHLNYRVEVTKGRRPQYAVFDTQGQPVTE from the coding sequence ATGCCGTCCGCGCCCCTGCTCTACCTGCTCAAGGCCCACGCGGTGCTGCTGCTGTTCGCGGCGGCGTACTTCGGGCTGCTGCGCCCGCTCACGTTTTTCGCCCTGAACCGGGCGTACCTGGCGTTTGCGCTGCTCTTTGCCGCCGCCTACCCGGCCCTGCCGATGCCAGCGCTGTGGCCAGCCGCCGCGCCCGCGCCCGCCGTGGCCTGGGTACTGGCCGAGCTGCCCGCCGGGGCCCCCGCGGCGGCACTTCCCGCCCCGGGGCCCGACTGGCCGGCGTGGCTGCTGGCCGCCTACGCGGCCGGGGTGGCGCTGCTGCTGGGCCGCCTAGTGGTGCAGCTGCTGTCGCTGGCGCGGCTGCACCGGGCGGCCCGGCCCGCCGGGGCCCCCGGCGGCGTGGCGTACCGGCAACTGGCCGGCGGGGGCGGCCCATTTTCCTTCGGCCGCACCATCTACTTGCCGGCGCCGCACCCGGCCCCCGCCGAGCTGGCCGCGGTGCTGGCCCACGAGCAGGCCCATGTGCGCCAGGCCCACACCCTCGACGTGCTGCTGGCGCACGTGGCCACGGCCGTGTTTTGGCTGAACCCGGCGGTGTGGCTGCTGCGCCGCGCCCTGCTCGACAACCTCGAATACCTAGCCGACGCGGCCACCCTGCGCACCGGCCTCGACCGCCGTGCCTACCAGTACAGCCTGCTCCGGTTGGGCCCCGCCGCGGGCAGCCCTGCCTTGGTGTCGCCCTTCTCGCTTTCCACCCTCAAAAACCGCATTCTGATGATGAACCAGCCCGTTTCCAATCGTTTGCAGCTGCTGCGCTACGCCCTGGCGGGGCCCCTGGTGGTGGCCGCCGCGCTGGCCTATTCGGCCGCCCACGCGCAGCCCGCCCCGAATCCAGCCACTCCGGCTGATGAGTCGTTCGCCATCACCAACAATGCCGGTACCACGGTGCTGAAGCTAGCCGGCCCGGCCGCGTACTACGTTGATGGCCAGGCGAGCAGCTACGCTACCATCTCCCAAGTGAACCCAGCCGCCGTGGCCAGCGTGCGCGTAGTGCCCGCCAGGCAGGCGCGCCCGCTGCTAGGAGCCAACAAAAGTGCCTACGTCATCACTACCGAGGCCAAAAAGGCGGAGCCCGCCGTGGTGGCCTTCAACGAAAAAGTGCGGCGCGTGGCCCCGAACCGTATGGGAATTGACGGCCAGGGTGTGGGAACGCTAACGCGCAACGGGGGCCCCGAGCCAACCCCTGTCGCGCAAGTGCAAGCAAAGCCCACAGCCCCTAAGCAACCCGTTTACTACGTCGACGGTAAACTGGTTGGCAGCGAGTTAAACAGTGCCGTAAAGCCAACGGATATTGCCAGCATCGATGTGCTGAAGGGGGCACAGGCTAACGATTTTCTCGGTAGTAATCCCGGAGCGGATGGTGTGATCCTCATCACTACTAAAGCCGGCGAGCATTTACCGGAGGTAATGGCGTTCAATGCCAAAGTGCAGCGCCAAGTGCCGGTGTACGCATCCATTGCTCCTGCGAATGCCACGGTGGCGGGCCCCGCCCAAACGGCCCCGTCCGCCGGCCGCGAAGTATCTATCAGCTACGTGGCGGCGCCGGCGCTGGCCTACATCACCAAGAATTACCCCGACAGCCGGATTACGGGCGTGATGGAGACGAAAAACGCTAAAACGGGCCATCTCAATTACCGAGTGGAGGTGACGAAGGGCCGCCGGCCACAGTATGCAGTGTTTGACACCCAAGGCCAGCCCGTGACCGAGTAA